gtagattatacttaacggagccgatcgtcgaatcaaaTATCcgatcatcaaaaataatttacaagcacggaggtcctcgtatcgaaagtacgggagacgCACTCCAATTTTGTATGTTGGACCGAGTATGGCATTGGCTTGTATGGGCtatcactaatttaaaaaaaatgcacaaacagaaaatagcaaaaataaaaaataaaaaataattacacaAAAAAATGCGGGGATTTACGTGGTTCAATAACTTGTCTACAcggaaaaaaaatgagaaaaatatatcttttatatgACAAAATTAACTACATTATAATCTcacatttttatatttctctCAAATTAAATATAAGAGCTTTATGATTATTACTccttttgttaaatataaaaatttttaacaccACTTTATATCAGCTTAAGATCATTTGTTTTACATATATAGTATGAGAGTAGGATATTCTGAGTTTCAAATCATGCCAGACtctcaatattattaatttttttttattaataaattcaaACCCACGTTATGACCTAcagaaaatctataaaaatCGTTCTCTAtcaatttaaacttttagagtacaacaatCCTCTCACATTACTTGGCCCTTAATCTCCTGTACATAACTTTTCCAAAATGCCATAGgcttaataaaaacaaaattaaaatgcaTCCGCGTGTTTCGTGTGTACATAAACTATACATGCATTATTCTTTTAATTAGTGCACATGCACATATAGAATGGCAATTAAAGTCAAATCGAACTACTCCAAAACGCCATAGgcttaataaaaataaaattaaaatgagcGCATCCGCATCTTTCACGAGTAAATTAAAATGCATCCGCATCAATCATGCATGCCACTACCGTCCAAAGATGCTCATTCACGCTTAAAAGATTTGGTAGATCCTGTGCACCATGAATTAgctgatatatatttatatacatgtctattttgtattttaaatttatgggcaaataaatatctttatattttatacttacattcaaaatttgctacatctaaacattttttttttaacaaaaaaaagccTTGAAGCTATCAGCTACACAATCATGTAATCCTACAGGTGGCTTTCTAATGGCCAAATCTACtgcacttattttttttttttaagagaaaagttGTATGCCATTCGTTGGAagtgtaaaataattagactttTAACTTAAGACCTCAAATACCAATTGTCAAATTTTTTCCTACTTGTGTTAGGACGATCGATTATTGTGCTTAGTCTTAGATTTTTCCGTTTATATGGTAATAGTCTAAATGCAGAGTGACCTTAGATCTTCTCACCTTTATAAATTAAAGCACCAACAATAAGTTCcacatagagagagaaatagagagagagagagagaaatagagagtgagagagaacaTGGAGAGGATGTTTGTAGTAGCTTTACTACTTCTCACAACACATGCTGTTTTAGCCATCGCGGCCGGCCCCTCCGTTATCATCGTCGGAGCCGGCTTTTCCGGTAACTAGCtagcctaaatatatatataaagaagagATCTAACTCGACAAATGAATGTACAATCCAGTTGCGGCACCAAGGACTTCGATCGATATATATATCACTTTGTTTTTCCAACGTGTTCATAAGGTATTTCGGCGGCGAAGACGCTATCGGATGCCGGGATCAAGGACTTTCTCATTCTGGAGGCGACGGACCACATCGGCGGCCGCATCCACAAGACCAACTTCGCGGGGATCAACGTCGAGAAGGGCGCGAACTGGGTCGAGGGTGTGAACGGCACCGAGGTGAACCCCATCTGGGTCATGGCTAATGAGCTCAAGCTAAGAAGGTTCTACTCCGACTACGATAACATCTCCTCCAACACCTACAACCAAGAGTGAGTACTTGCATGTATAATTATTAAGGACTTTGCACGGCAATGtacttctcttttgttttttttttttctaggggTCCTTGGATTATTACTTTGTTGATGTTGATGGtcctttattcttttctcttttttcttttttttttctttctaaaatcgGTGGAGGGGTGGGCTGTACGGGAGTTCGGAGGTGGGGAAGGCTATCGAGGAGTCGGAGAGCATCCACAGCGACGGCGAGAAGCTCTCGGCGAGGCTGCCGCCAAGCGGCCGCAGCGACATCTCGATTTTGACAATGCAGCGCCTCAAGAACCAGTAGATCACCGTTCCTGTGGCCTCTATATATAACAACTCAACCTTTCTCTTTACATctctaatatttataaattagtaGCTTAATTGCTtctctttctgtttttttttcaaaaatttttttatagatcCAGTTCATATTTTTATAAGTCTTACCAAAATGCCTTTATTCTATCTCTTCTATTTTTCTCTCATCCCTCTCGCCTCTTTAGATGCCGTTGTTCTTGTCGTTCTCGATGTTGCCCCCTTCCTCtcccttctcttcctcctcctttttcGTTCTCCGCCTCCAGGATATGGACATGAGGGCGATGATCTCAAAGGGTTTCCTCTTGACAACGGTGGGACGGAGGTCGAAAAGGCCGAGGTTGCGATGGCAACAATGTGTTCGcgatggaggaggagaaggaagaggaatGAGAGATTGATGTCTTCCTCCtcattttctccttcttcttcttcttcttgttcgtGTTCTGTGTAGTTCTTTTAAtattaaagataataaaaatattacatgatttgactatttattatatctttttataaatataaaaaatttataaaatagtataatttactgttaaatagtataatatatagtcAAACTTTTGAATGTAGGTTGTATGATATTTATGGTCTCATATTATTTGGTCTAAAAAATTATGTCCACTTTTTTCGTCATTTAATTTAAACACAGCCACATATATGCATATTAATTTGCAAAATGTTATTGAATCTATTTGTAAGGATCTCCAAACTCAGCTTACTCGACTAAGTTTTGAGACTAATCGATATAAAAATTGTAGATTTAGAGTCAAATCTGGTCAAATCTCGGCCGAGTGACATAAAATTCAGAATCTGAGCGGTccgctaaattatatataaatagtaaaagTATTGAgacataaatatatgaaaagtACAAAATAGTAATACCGAATGTTTTTACCATGGACAAaagttaataattaaataactgTAGAACCCTCTATTTAGGGTGTATATCTATGGCGTTTTGAACTAACTAGCTAATGTACGGTTCTGCAATTTGCATGCATGATATGTACGTACGTAACGCAGTGTTCCGACGAGTGCACTGGACATGGTGGTGGACTACTACAGCTACGACTACGAGTTCGCAGAGCCGCCGCGGGTGACGAGCCTGCAAAACACCGTCCCGCTGCCGACCTTCGCCAGGTTCGGTGAGAGTGTCTACTTCGTCGCCGATCAGCGCGGCTACGAGAGCGTCGTCTACCACGTCGCTCACCAGTTCCTCAGCACCGACAAGGCCTCCGGCGCCATTAACGACCCCAGGCTCAAGCTCAACAAGGTCAGGACCTGGGCCTCCtccctctttttcttcatttgtttgcttatttatttgtttattgttgttatatttttctttattgttgttgttgctgctgctgctatttGTGTTTACATAGGAAGGGTAAGGGTAAATTATCAGTGTTGTTGGTCTCAAACTATATTGGGCGAGTGAtgctatattattattactagtgaaggcccgcgcttcgcggcgggacatttatgtaatttttaaaatatttaaataatttttttaattttttaatttttaaatctaattttaaaatttaaacttcaaaaatgaagagagtaaaatttaaaaaaatgtttaaatagagagaaataaaaaaattaaaatctgaaacacccaattaaaattaaaataaacgcTGTATgctaactattaaatttaaaatctaaatataaaaatataaaatctgtaaatttaaattttaaaatctctctctctctccctctctctctttctccctctggctctctctctctctctctttctccctctggtctctctcttctctctctctctctctctctctctctctctctctctctctcttctctcctcctatcgcccctctccctctcttctctcttcccctctctccctcagtcctctccccaccccaccccccccgcccccccaaCCCGCTTGCGCCTACCCGAGCCCCGCGCCCGTGCCTGCCCCTCGCGCTCGCCTCCGCCCTGTTTGCCGCCACGCGCCGGTGCCCGCGCCCGGCGCCCGCCTGCAGGGAGGCCCTAGCCCGCGCGCGGGTCAGCGCGGAGCTCGCCACTGCGCCAGCGACCGCGCCGCGCGCCCCCTCGCGctggggagaggaggagaggggggggagagagagaggtggggggaggagagaggacagagagggagagagacgggtgtgggggaggagagaggggtggggggggcggggggagagggagagacagGGAGAGAGCCGGAGGGGGGGAAAGAATAGGGAAGAAAGAGGGGGGCCGCGCACCCGCGGAAGCGGGTCGCGTGCAGGGCGCGGCCGCGGCACCCGCCGGTGCGGGGGCCGCGACGTGGGGAGAGAGAGCGGGAGGGaggtgggggagagagagagagagagagagagagagagagagagagagagaaaagagagagaggcccCCGTGCGCGGGGGCGCGGGTCGGGTACCCCGGCACCCCCgtgtcccctctctctctctctctatctctctctcgc
Above is a genomic segment from Ananas comosus cultivar F153 linkage group 15, ASM154086v1, whole genome shotgun sequence containing:
- the LOC109720971 gene encoding polyamine oxidase produces the protein MERMFVVALLLLTTHAVLAIAAGPSVIIVGAGFSGISAAKTLSDAGIKDFLILEATDHIGGRIHKTNFAGINVEKGANWVEGVNGTEVNPIWVMANELKLRRFYSDYDNISSNTYNQEGGLYGSSEVGKAIEESESIHSDGEKLSARLPPSGRSDISILTMQRLKNHVPTSALDMVVDYYSYDYEFAEPPRVTSLQNTVPLPTFARFGESVYFVADQRGYESVVYHVAHQFLSTDKASGAINDPRLKLNKVVRHISQSSTGVTVTTEDGSVYKADYVMVSVSIGVLQTKLIKFEPDLPSWKILAVYQFDMAVYTKIFLKFPYTFWPEGTGTEFFLYASERRGYYPVWQQFEKQYPGANVLLVTVTDEESRRIEQQSDEETKAEAMEVLKKMFGPNIPDATDILVPRWWSDRFYKGTFSNWPIGVNRYEYDQIRAPVGRIYFTGEHTSEHYNGYVHGAYLAGIDSANIMIKCIKHGFCKVQIKDKDS